The following is a genomic window from Rutidosis leptorrhynchoides isolate AG116_Rl617_1_P2 chromosome 8, CSIRO_AGI_Rlap_v1, whole genome shotgun sequence.
taattcaggcggtataaccgaccatatataacataaatataaatgttagtgaagttaataatagttagattacagaaatataattcagacggtataaccgaccatatataacataaatataaatgttagtgaagttaataatagttagattaccgaccatatataacataaatataaatgttagtgaagttaataatagttagattacagaaatataattcaggcggtataaccgaccatatataacataaatataaatgttagtgaagttaataatagttagattacagaaatataattttacatatgatgataataatattaaccttactaataaataatataagatatcgttaaagaatttcttaccttgattagtgacttgtgcttgcttagataaaccttgattatacggagcacttcgtgctgataaggtgttataattcagtaggcttataactacctttagtggtctggttcttgactgtaggctattgataattattagaagatAAAAGAGAGGGAGAGAGTATATTGATATTATTCGGTGTATCAAATTTACATACATATGAGGCTTATTTATAGTGCTTAAATCTACTGTACATACTTTACATAGTTAAGAGTTGTTAAATGCATTTGGCCATATGCATAAAAGTTGTCGACCATACATATTTATCTTATAACAGATATATGATTTTCTATTTGATTGTGGGTTTCATAAAGATGAAGAAATAGGGTAAGTTGTAAGAGAGGGTAAAATTAGGGTTTCAacataaagaagaaaaaaaaaatgaaaaagctGAAATTACCCACATGTGTTCAGCTTGTGATAGAACTTAACAAAAAAAATTTACAACCGGTTAGTCGTAGGGACCATCTATGTAGCCTACAAAAACTACCACGTAAAAAAAAGTTTAGAGACAAAATCAATTAATTGAGGTAATCGACATGGACTATTTGTGTAATTATGTTTGCATCTACAATTCCGAAAAAGTATTTGTAAGAGTATTTGTATTTGTAACCAACACAGATAGTGACATAGTTTGAAGGAAGTTTATGGAAGAGCGATATTGTGTAAAGTGTAAACAGATAGATAAATATGGTTTTTCTTAGTTCATTCTATCCAGAGAAGGAAATATTCTTACTTAGATGTACACCCTGTAACCGTGTTATTCCATGCACATTTTTGAAACTTTTGTCTTGCATCCCAAATATTCTGTTAATGGGGTTTGAACAGATAGCTCTTGTAACATAATTTGTACGTCATGCAAATTTTGCAAACCTTCACCATTTTGGTCACATCATTTTTGATCACATCATTTTCATATAGACTCCGATTTAGTTGATTTTGAAGTTTAAACGATCGTAACTCAAAAAACTGCAAATTTACTACTTGCTCAAATTTCAGATAGAGCCTCCTTGCCCCTATAAAGCTACGCCCCTGAATACAAATAAAGTCTAAACCGTGGAGCAAGATCATCTTATTCCTCTAGTTGTAATAAATTCCGTGGTATAGACATTAGTTGCAGGATAAATAAAACTCTAAAGCCATTTGCACATATCAACAAATCAAATAAAGTTGACTTAGAGAGCTAAACTATTGTTTACACCAATACCTTGTTTTTACAAAATAACCAAGTTACGTGTGCACTTCCCATTAAGAAGTAGTAGAAATGTAAACAGCAGAGGCCTCCATAGCTTGTAAAATCAACTGAGCATTGTAGGATGCCCAGTTTGAAGCATCCTCTTAAACATGTCCATCCCGAAAGCTGAATCTGATGAACTAAAATTAAGGCACCAGACTGAAGTTTAGCTATACAGAGCACACTCAACATGACAAATAATAATTTCATATGAAAATGAAATACATAATTAAGTCTCACCTTGAGATAGTTATTTCATAGGGAAATGAGATTCCCTCCATATTCGGTATCGGAGGGATGTGATCTTTCTTCTCGTTTACAAATTTAATTATCTGAAACATAACTTCATGTAAAGTAGACTCCAGTGTTGCCCGTCGAGCAGATGCACTTTCTGTACAGAATGCATGTTTTTTTAAAACTTTCCAGTTGATTGATATTcagtatttaatatttaatgactCGTCATCATATCATACCTGGAGGGTCTATAACTAATTTGGAATGATGCGATTTTCCCGATTGTGGTTTCGGGTGTTGTGCAACATTTAAATTTATATACCATTGTTCCCAGTATAAGCGTTCAACTTTGTGTGTGAACCATGTTGGTTGTTTGTTTTTTACTTCAAAGAAAGATAAACATATCTGCAAAATAAGATAATTATCAAAAGGAGACATGGCTGCACGGGATCAGTCTTCTCATAATTCATAAGAAAAAATAAATTTATTGCTGAAACCTGGTTTTTCTTGTTTGGATGTTTTTCTACCCTATCTATGAAGAGATCGATCTTCTCGTCTACTTTCTTCTCGAGCTCTGCATCACCACATTGCACCTAGAAAAAAGATGGTTCCAGTATTAAGTAATATGGACACTAGCAGAAAACAGTATACTAATAACTAAATACAATCAAGGATGAAATAGCAAAAGAATATGGCTCTCATATAACGAAATGGAACACTCTGCAAAATAATAAATCAATAAGAAATTGTAATCTAAACAAAAGGCTTTTGACTTTCGGAAATGTCAAACTACACAAAAGATGATGGTTTGAAAATATGTAGTAGGTGATTGCACAAAAATTAATAACACCAATGCACACATATACGATATAAAACTAACTTATTAAAAAACAAATGTCTAAGGATGCAATTACTACTTACATATGTAATTTCAAAAAGTTCCAAATCAACGTCTTTGGGCCGCACCATACCTAACGCTCTGTGAAACAAAATAGTGTGCAGGATGCCTGCAAGCATTATAATCACATGATTGATTACGTATTACTATGTAACTCTCTTTTGTCACCTAGAACTGAAAACAAGTATCATAGAACGACaagacttgcacaacgatacaaaaATTGAAAGCAAAAGGCTTTATTCAAACTGATACAGAACAACACAACTCTTATATCAACAAGAAACCATAAAAATAAACACGGCTTTGCAGTCATTCGTAAAACAATAATAAGAAAATTAAACTTGAAAATTAGCTAACTATCATCCAAACATAATCCTAATCATGTACGAGAAACATTACATTTAGTAATTGGATAGTTGAAGCACACATTAACGCCACTCCAACTTCGATCAAGCAACTCCAAACATAAAGACCAttctttttttcttaaaaaaaaaaaaggaaaaaatatTGTTTGTGTAATTCGATAGTCTATCCAATAAGTTAAGCAAGACCCCGACTCAACTATGCAGTAAAATGGTGATCTACAGATACGTGATAAGCAAACTACAACTTAATCTTCATTGATCATatttaatttactacagtattaatCTAATAATATAAAAAACGTGAAAATAATAGAGATTTAATTCACACAAACAACTTACATCGAAGAACTTCCCGTATCTCAAAGTACTCGACATCCTACAAACAGAAAATAGTTTATTTAACTAAAGTACAATAAATAGAAGGTAAGTTGATGATTAAGAATTTAAGAAACATGAAACATATAGTGAAAATACGGTTAAATTATGTATTTAAATACCAGTTCTTTGAGTTGACAAACTTCGCAGTTCATTAATATCTGTTCGATATAAAACCAATTGTCTAAATTCGAGAGCTTGATTCAGCTCTTCCGGGGGGGaaaaaaaaccctaatttttattatttaagttatctaaagtagtaaaaaaaaaaatggagATTTTGATCGAGATTTACGGATTACACGTCGTTACTGGATTCGGTTGCCGGTCCGTTCGGTAGAAGTAAGTTTGTTTATTTGTTTTTCTTTATTTTACCCCCTTGAGAAATATGAATAGTTTTTctatttctttttttctttttttttgacaaaataacGATAACATATAACAAGTCTTTTCATCAATCGATGAAAAAGACGAACAAAAATACAATCGGTCCAAATGCAAGCCAAGGCTCGAAAGCAGTAAACGTAACTAAACAAAGAGCCTAAGCTAACTAGCCCCGAGCCTTGAACAACCGTAACACTAAAACGCATGCGAGACACAATCAAAAAAACCACAACCAATACAAAGTCCAAATCTAACCTAAAACTACAAACATAGAAATGAACCAAAACCCCTCAAAAAGACTACTCGACAACCGCTTTACCTTTACCTATACCTTTTCGAGTCTTTATGATCGGCTTGACAACAACACCATCAACCTTTAAACGATTAAATTTCTTGCCATCCCGATTTTCAATTGCATATGAAGATATCTTTGTCGAAACGTTACCAATCCTAACCCCCAGTACGGGAGTAGGAAGCGAGCCTTCCTTCTCAAGACTTTCAAAAAAGCCAAGGTTCCTATCCACTACAGTTAACCCAGGACCGTTGTTGTCGAAATTTCCACGCTCTTCTTCATCCCGAAGCGCGACCTCGTTGCCATCATCATTCGACTTGTTCACTTCATCTTCGTCCCTAAGCACGTACGAATCCTTAACCTTCTTCACCTTCGTTTTAACATTCTCAATACGGGGACTCAAAGGATGATCCAAAGTATGATCTTTATCGACTTTCTCGGCACGAGAAGAAACAGCAGCAACATTAATAGCTGCTGGAACAACAACATTAACAGCTGCTGGAGCAGCATCAGAATGTTGCAAAGCAGAAACAGAAGCTTCGACAACAGGGACATCAGAAGCAGGGCATCCATCTTGATCTGATTCCATAGCAACATTAAGGTCAAAAGAACCAAAATGTAAACCGACATCCAGTCCGACATCCAAACCATCGGTCTCGACTTCATCAACCACTATTGGCTcatctaaaatgtcccgttcttattgattaaaaacgttccatattaattga
Proteins encoded in this region:
- the LOC139862798 gene encoding autophagy-related protein 101-like, producing the protein MNCEVCQLKELDVEYFEIREVLRCILHTILFHRALGMVRPKDVDLELFEITYVQCGDAELEKKVDEKIDLFIDRVEKHPNKKNQICLSFFEVKNKQPTWFTHKVERLYWEQWYINLNVAQHPKPQSGKSHHSKLVIDPPESASARRATLESTLHEVMFQIIKFVNEKKDHIPPIPNMEGISFPYEITISSSSDSAFGMDMFKRMLQTGHPTMLS